A DNA window from Camelina sativa cultivar DH55 chromosome 17, Cs, whole genome shotgun sequence contains the following coding sequences:
- the LOC104756704 gene encoding 2-phytyl-1,4-beta-naphthoquinone methyltransferase, chloroplastic-like: MTALLRIVSPVTFTGGNLPDNSRSRRGTVVKCSNERRVLFNRIAPVYDNLNDLLSLGQHRIWKNMAVSWSGAKTGNNVLDLCCGSGDLAFLLSEKVGSTGKVMGLDFSCEQLAVAATRQNLKARSCYKCIEWMEGDALELPFGDCEFDAITMGYGLRNVVDRDRAMKEMYRVLKPGSRVSILDFNKSNQSVTTFMQDWMIDNVVVPVATVYGLSKEYEYLKSSINGYLTGEELETLALEAGFSSARHYEISGGFMGNLVAER, translated from the exons ATGACGGCTCTACTTCGTATCGTCTCTCCGGTGACCTTCACCGGCGGTAACCTCCCGGATAATTCCCGTTCTCGGCGGGGAACGGTGGTGAAATGCTCGAACGAACGCCGAGTTCTATTCAACCGCATTGCTCCAGTTTACGATAAC TTGAATGATCTCTTAAGCTTAGGCCAGCATCGAATTTGGAAGAACATGGCTGTCTCATGGAGTGG gGCGAAAACAGGAAATAACGTTCTTGATTTGTGTTGTGGAAGTGGTGATTTAGCGTTTCTCTTGTCTGAGAAAGTTGGTTCAACTGGCAAG GTGATGGGTTTGGATTTCTCATGTGAACAACTAGCAGTTGCAGCAACTAGACAGAATCTTAAAGCAAGGTCTTGTTACAAGTGTATAGA GTGGATGGAAGGTGATGCTCTTGAGTTACCATTTGGTGATTGTGAATTTGATGCTATTACAATGGGTTATGGTCTTAGAAACGTTGTTGATAGAGATAGAGCTATGAAAGAGATGTATCGGGTTCTGAAACCag GTTCAAGAGTGTCCATACTTGATTTCAATAAGAGCAACCAATCCGTTACTACTTTTATGCAG gATTGGATGATTGACAATGTAGTTGTCCCTGTGGCTACTGTTTATGGTCTTTCAAAGGAGTATGAATATCTGAAATCTTCAATCAACGGGTACCTAACAG GAGAAGAGCTAGAGACTCTTGCTCTAGAAGCTGGCTTCTCAAGTGCACGTCATTATGAGATAAGCGGTGGTTTTATGGGGAATTTGGTCGCTGAGAGGTAA
- the LOC104756703 gene encoding uncharacterized protein LOC104756703: MSINPCMTIVGTIFVLIATSSQSVASLGLPLVDPCTVSDFPALCRGTIKGQTNVNAATDVAIRELMKRTRQAKTIAEKELKRDGGVATCLSNFNSAFDNLDKALKNIKENDGFSLNINLSAALTDYDSCSDAMKETREVNVVYKSAGVLYQMADNCLALSTLVKL, encoded by the coding sequence ATGTCTATCAATCCCTGTATGACAATCGTCGGGACGATCTTTGTCCTTATCGCCACTTCAAGCCAAAGCGTGGCATCGTTGGGGCTTCCTCTCGTCGACCCATGCACGGTGTCGGATTTCCCAGCATTGTGCAGAGGCACAATCAAGGGTCAAACGAATGTGAACGCAGCAACGGACGTGGCCATTAGAGAGTTGATGAAGCGTACGAGGCAAGCCAAAACAATCGCCGAGAAAGAGCTGAAACGCGATGGAGGAGTCGCGACTTGTTTGTCAAACTTCAATAGCGCGTTTGATAATTTGGACAAGGCCCTTAAGAACATTAAGGAGAATGATGGTTTTAGCCTTAACATTAACCTTAGCGCCGCGTTGACGGACTATGATTCTTGCAGCGATGCGATGAAGGAGACTCGGGaggttaatgttgtttacaaATCCGCAGGAGTTTTGTACCAAATGGCTGATAATTGCTTGGCGCTATCAACCCTCGTTAAACTATGA
- the LOC104756705 gene encoding homeobox protein knotted-1-like 6, with translation MLRLKLKKLLICLLILCVTEDGAISSDEELSGGDHEVAEDGKQRCEDRDLKDRLLRKFGSRISSLKLEFSKKKKKGKLPREARQALLDWWNLHYKWPYPTEGDKIALADATGLDQKQINNWFINQRKRHWKPSENMPFAMMDDSSGSFFTEE, from the exons ATGTTAAGgcttaaattaaaaaagttactgatttgtttgttaattttgtgtgTAACAGAGGATGGTGCAATATCATCAGACGAGGAACTGAGTGGAGGTGACCATGAGGTAGCGGAGGATGGGAAACAAAGATGCGAGGACCGTGATCTCAAGGATAGGTTGCTACGCAAATTTGGAAGCCGTATAAGTTCTCTAAAGCTGGAGttctcaaagaagaagaagaaaggaaagctACCTAGAGAAGCAAGACAAGCTCTTCTTGATTGGTGGAATCTCCATTATAAATGGCCTTACCCTACT GAAGGAGATAAGATAGCTTTAGCTGATGCAACGGGGTTAGAccagaaacaaatcaacaattgGTTTATAAACCAAAGGAAACGCCATTGGAAGCCGTCAGAGAATATGCCTTTCGCTATGATGGATGATTCTAGTGGCTCATTCTTCACCGAGGAATGA